In Janthinobacterium sp. J1-1, a single genomic region encodes these proteins:
- a CDS encoding CaiB/BaiF CoA-transferase family protein, producing the protein MEKTTSTGPLAGIKVLELGTLIAGPFCARMLAEFGADVIKIESPDGGDPIRSWRVLKDGTSLWWSVQARNKKSLTLNLKAPEGRAIARQLALEADIIIENYRPGVLEKWDLGYEQLKKDKPSLIMVRLSGFGQTGPMKDLPGFGAIGESMGGLRYVSGFADRPPVRVGVSIGDSVAALHGVIGAMMALRHRDVTGGKESGEGQMVDVALYEAVFNMMESLVPEYDQAGVVRERTGGSLPGIVPSNTYTTGDGENIVIAGNGDAIFKRLMLAMGRIDMAGDPQLARNDGRVARTGEIDEAIGAWCATHTIDSAMAVLKAADVPAGKIYSVRDMMSDPQFLARDMFEQHQFADGTPVKLPAITPKLSATPGKTQWLGPTLGQHNDEVLASLGFDAVAIARLKADGVV; encoded by the coding sequence ATGGAAAAAACCACTTCCACTGGACCACTGGCCGGCATCAAGGTGCTGGAACTGGGCACCTTGATCGCCGGGCCATTCTGCGCCCGCATGCTGGCCGAATTCGGCGCCGATGTGATCAAGATCGAGTCGCCCGATGGCGGTGATCCGATCCGTTCCTGGCGCGTGCTGAAAGACGGCACCTCGCTGTGGTGGTCGGTGCAGGCGCGCAACAAGAAAAGCCTGACCCTGAACCTGAAGGCGCCCGAGGGCCGCGCCATCGCGCGCCAGCTGGCGCTGGAAGCGGACATCATCATCGAGAACTACCGCCCCGGCGTGCTGGAAAAGTGGGATCTCGGCTACGAGCAACTGAAGAAAGACAAACCCTCCCTGATCATGGTGCGCCTGTCCGGCTTCGGCCAGACGGGGCCGATGAAGGACTTGCCCGGCTTTGGCGCCATCGGCGAATCGATGGGCGGCCTGCGCTATGTGTCCGGCTTTGCCGACCGCCCACCCGTGCGCGTGGGCGTGTCAATCGGCGACTCGGTGGCGGCCCTGCATGGCGTGATCGGCGCCATGATGGCGCTGCGCCATCGCGACGTCACCGGTGGCAAGGAAAGCGGCGAAGGGCAGATGGTCGACGTGGCGCTGTATGAAGCCGTGTTCAACATGATGGAGTCCCTGGTGCCCGAATACGACCAGGCCGGCGTGGTGCGCGAACGCACGGGCGGCTCCTTGCCCGGCATCGTGCCGTCGAATACCTATACCACCGGCGACGGCGAGAATATCGTGATCGCAGGCAATGGCGACGCCATCTTCAAGCGATTGATGCTGGCCATGGGCCGCATCGACATGGCGGGCGACCCGCAACTGGCCCGCAACGATGGGCGCGTCGCGCGCACCGGGGAAATCGACGAGGCCATCGGCGCCTGGTGCGCCACCCATACCATCGATAGCGCAATGGCCGTGCTGAAGGCGGCCGATGTCCCCGCCGGCAAAATCTATTCCGTGCGCGACATGATGAGCGACCCGCAATTCCTGGCGCGCGACATGTTCGAACAGCACCAGTTCGCCGACGGCACCCCCGTCAAGCTGCCGGCCATCACGCCGAAGCTGTCGGCCACGCCGGGCAAGACGCAATGGCTGGGACCGACCCTGGGGCAGCACAACGACGAGGTGCTGGCGTCGCTGGGGTTTGATGCGGTGGCGATTGCCAGGCTCAAGGCTGATGGCGTGGTGTGA
- the recR gene encoding recombination mediator RecR, producing MSKSLEFLTEALRRLPGVGPKSAQRMAFHLLQHDREGAAMLSRALFQAVDAVHHCALCNTFTEHEICENCLDDDRDKRLLCVVETPADQLMIEQTLTYKGLYFVLMGRLSPLDGIGPKDIHLEKLLGRANDGVVTEVVLATNFTNEGEATAHYISEMLKARGLRVSRLARGVPVGGELEYVDAGTIARAMLDRRAT from the coding sequence ATGTCCAAGTCGCTGGAATTCCTGACCGAGGCACTGCGGCGCCTGCCCGGCGTCGGCCCCAAGTCGGCGCAGCGCATGGCGTTTCACTTGTTGCAGCACGACCGGGAAGGCGCGGCCATGCTGTCGCGCGCCCTGTTCCAGGCCGTTGATGCCGTGCATCACTGTGCCCTGTGCAACACTTTTACCGAACACGAGATTTGCGAGAACTGTCTCGACGACGACCGCGACAAGCGGCTGCTGTGCGTGGTGGAAACACCGGCCGACCAGCTGATGATCGAGCAGACGCTGACCTACAAGGGCCTGTATTTCGTGCTGATGGGGCGGCTTTCGCCGCTGGACGGCATCGGCCCGAAAGACATCCATCTTGAAAAACTGCTGGGCCGCGCCAACGATGGCGTGGTCACGGAAGTGGTGCTGGCCACCAATTTCACGAATGAAGGCGAAGCGACCGCCCATTACATCAGCGAAATGCTGAAGGCGCGCGGCTTGCGCGTGAGCCGCCTGGCGCGCGGCGTGCCGGTGGGCGGCGAACTGGAATATGTCGACGCGGGCACGATTGCGCGCGCGATGCTGGACCGCAGGGCAACCTAA
- a CDS encoding YbaB/EbfC family nucleoid-associated protein codes for MMKNQLAGLMKQAQAMQDNMKKAQEQLALVEVEGQSGAGLVKIVMTCKNDVKRVSIDPSLLADDKDMLEDLVAAAFNDAVRKAEATSAEKMAGLTGGMNLPAGFKMPF; via the coding sequence ATGATGAAAAATCAACTGGCTGGCCTGATGAAGCAGGCACAAGCAATGCAGGACAATATGAAAAAAGCCCAGGAACAACTGGCGCTGGTGGAAGTGGAAGGCCAGTCCGGCGCCGGCCTGGTAAAAATCGTCATGACCTGCAAGAACGACGTCAAGCGCGTGTCGATCGACCCGTCGCTGCTGGCCGATGACAAGGACATGCTGGAAGACCTGGTGGCCGCCGCCTTCAACGACGCCGTGCGCAAGGCCGAAGCGACCTCCGCCGAAAAAATGGCAGGCCTGACTGGCGGCATGAACTTGCCAGCCGGCTTCAAAATGCCATTCTGA
- a CDS encoding DNA polymerase III subunit gamma/tau yields MSYQVLARKYRPKNFETLVGQEHVVRALTHALHSGRLHHAYLFTGTRGVGKTTLSRILAKSLNCIGPDGTGGITAQPCGQCEACTAIDAGRFVDYIEMDAASNRGVDEMAQLLEQAVYAPSNARFKVYMIDEVHMLTNHAFNSMLKTLEEPPEHVKFILATTDPQKIPVTVLSRCLQFNLKQMPPGHIISHLDNILGQEGIAFEQPALRLLAQGAHGSMRDALSLTDQAIAYAAGEVTLDAVQGMLGALDQSYLVRLLDALAKQDGADLLAVADEMASRSLSYNNALQDLGTLLHRIALAQSVPAAVPQDLPEYADINRLASAFDAQEVQLFYQIAVHGRNELGLAPDEYAGFSMTLLRMLAFRPGMGGAEGLPAAAPASAPVNRPAAARPAAQPAPPARAAAHSVASHAAVTPTPPPAVVAAAAATMARSEPPPPTAAAPAPAPAASAAPVSSARAAINAALEAARAASKGRPGSAPSAPASAPKAPAPAPAPVAAAPAAPAPVRATPPAPAAARSPAPWDDSPVPDVAVIEAAPVAAPVPPPARQAPPPQSEPDDDLPPWVTEFSDDSASAAVQSAPAQASGEQPAVVMPQRAPKQAAPSAPYVITPVPGLDWDGNWPAVAAVLPLRGVAQQLAVQAELIECLHDGHSTTFRLRVPIDTWRSPANVEKLAAALAERFGRKVNVDTELGAVWYTASAEAQAHREACQRQAEETIETDPFVLDMKRTFDAFVVPGTITPAPAGTAPTLH; encoded by the coding sequence ATGTCCTATCAAGTCCTCGCCCGTAAATACCGCCCCAAGAATTTCGAGACGCTCGTCGGCCAGGAGCACGTCGTGCGCGCGCTCACGCACGCGCTGCACAGTGGCCGCTTGCATCACGCCTATCTGTTCACGGGCACGCGCGGCGTCGGCAAGACCACCTTGTCGCGCATCCTGGCCAAGTCGCTCAATTGCATCGGCCCGGATGGCACGGGCGGCATCACGGCCCAGCCTTGCGGCCAGTGCGAAGCGTGCACGGCGATCGACGCGGGACGCTTCGTTGACTATATAGAGATGGATGCGGCGTCGAACCGCGGCGTCGATGAAATGGCGCAGCTGCTGGAGCAGGCGGTGTATGCGCCGAGCAATGCACGCTTCAAGGTCTATATGATCGATGAGGTGCACATGCTGACCAATCATGCGTTCAATTCCATGCTGAAAACGCTGGAAGAGCCGCCGGAGCACGTGAAGTTCATCCTGGCCACCACCGACCCGCAAAAGATTCCCGTCACCGTGCTGTCGCGCTGCCTGCAGTTCAACCTCAAGCAGATGCCGCCCGGCCATATCATCAGCCACCTCGACAATATCCTGGGGCAGGAGGGCATCGCCTTCGAGCAGCCGGCCTTGCGCCTGCTGGCCCAGGGTGCGCACGGCTCCATGCGTGATGCCTTGTCGCTGACCGACCAGGCGATCGCCTATGCGGCCGGCGAAGTGACGCTCGATGCCGTGCAAGGCATGCTGGGCGCGCTCGACCAGTCCTACCTGGTGCGCCTGCTGGATGCACTGGCGAAACAGGACGGTGCGGACTTGCTGGCCGTGGCCGACGAGATGGCCTCGCGCAGCCTGTCGTACAACAATGCCCTGCAAGACCTGGGCACCTTGCTGCACCGGATCGCGCTGGCGCAAAGCGTGCCGGCCGCCGTGCCGCAGGATTTGCCGGAATACGCCGACATCAATCGCCTGGCGTCCGCCTTTGACGCGCAGGAAGTGCAGCTGTTCTACCAGATCGCCGTGCATGGCCGCAATGAACTGGGCCTGGCGCCCGATGAGTACGCGGGCTTTTCCATGACCTTGCTGCGCATGCTGGCGTTTCGTCCCGGCATGGGTGGCGCCGAAGGCTTGCCGGCCGCCGCGCCCGCCAGCGCCCCGGTGAACCGTCCCGCCGCCGCGCGCCCCGCCGCCCAGCCTGCGCCGCCGGCACGGGCCGCCGCGCACAGCGTGGCCAGCCATGCGGCCGTGACGCCGACTCCGCCACCGGCGGTGGTGGCCGCCGCCGCCGCGACCATGGCGCGCAGCGAACCACCACCCCCGACCGCCGCCGCGCCCGCACCGGCGCCGGCCGCCTCCGCCGCGCCGGTCAGCTCGGCCCGCGCCGCCATCAATGCGGCGCTGGAAGCGGCCCGCGCCGCCTCGAAAGGCCGTCCGGGCAGCGCACCGTCGGCGCCGGCTTCGGCACCGAAAGCGCCGGCACCTGCACCAGCGCCGGTGGCCGCCGCGCCTGCCGCCCCCGCACCGGTGCGCGCCACGCCGCCAGCCCCGGCCGCCGCCAGGTCGCCCGCGCCGTGGGACGATAGCCCGGTCCCGGACGTGGCCGTGATCGAGGCGGCGCCGGTAGCTGCGCCAGTACCTCCTCCCGCGCGCCAGGCGCCGCCGCCGCAATCCGAGCCTGACGACGACCTGCCGCCCTGGGTCACCGAATTTTCCGACGACAGCGCCTCGGCCGCCGTGCAGAGTGCGCCAGCCCAGGCCAGCGGCGAGCAGCCGGCCGTGGTGATGCCGCAGCGCGCGCCCAAGCAGGCCGCGCCCAGCGCGCCGTATGTGATCACGCCCGTGCCGGGCCTGGACTGGGACGGCAACTGGCCGGCCGTGGCGGCCGTGCTGCCGCTGCGCGGCGTGGCCCAGCAGCTGGCCGTGCAAGCCGAGCTGATCGAATGCCTGCACGATGGCCACAGCACCACCTTCCGCCTGCGCGTGCCGATCGATACCTGGCGCAGCCCGGCCAACGTGGAAAAACTGGCGGCGGCCCTGGCCGAACGCTTTGGCCGCAAGGTCAATGTCGATACGGAATTGGGCGCCGTCTGGTACACGGCCAGCGCCGAAGCGCAGGCCCACCGCGAGGCCTGCCAGCGGCAAGCCGAAGAAACCATTGAAACCGACCCCTTTGTGCTCGATATGAAGCGTACATTCGACGCCTTCGTGGTGCCGGGGACGATTACACCTGCACCGGCCGGCACTGCGCCGACCCTGCATTGA